The Microcaecilia unicolor chromosome 6, aMicUni1.1, whole genome shotgun sequence genome includes a window with the following:
- the MRPS2 gene encoding 28S ribosomal protein S2, mitochondrial isoform X2, translated as MPRLGCTLFLRGASSKPNPRLYGSIAVSMQENQQTDPSGLSDKIITEPLKYPDFFNLKELFSLKDLFDAKVHLGHKKGCRHRLMEPYIFGCRLEQDILDLNQTVEHLHLALNITAHIAYRKGVILFMSRNRQFVHLVENTAKDSGEYAHTRYWQGGLLTNANILYGTGVRLPDLIIFLSTLNNVFEQHIAIRDAAKMNIPTVGIVDTNCNPSLISYPVPANDDTPSSMELYCRLFKMTINRAKDKRRQMEILYGLKVK; from the exons ATGCCCAGGCTCGGCTGCACTCTTTTCCTGAGGGGCGCCTCTTCCAAGCCCAACCCAAGGCTTTATGGCTCTATTGCTGTTTCGATGCAAGAAAACCAGCAGACAGACCCGAGCG GTCTGTCTGATAAGATTATAACTGAACCTCTTAAATACCCAGACTTTTTCAATTTGAAAGAGCTGTTCTCTCTCAAAGATCTGTTTGATGCCAAAGTGCACTTGGGACACAAAAAAGGTTGTCGCCACAG ACTGATGGAGCCATACATTTTTGGGTGCCGTCTTGAGCAAGATATTTTAGATTTGAACCAAACAGTAGAACATCTACACCTGGCATTAAACATCACAGCCCACATTGCCTATCGCAAAGGGGTGATCCTTTTCATGAGTCGAAATCGTCAGTTTGTACACTTGGTTGAGAACACTGCCAAAGACTCTGGGGAATATGCCCATACCCGTTACTGGCAGGGGGGCCTGCTCACCAACGCAAACATCCTTTATGGCACAGGAGTTCGACTGCCCGACCTGATCATCTTCCTCAGCACTCTCAACAACGTATTTGAACAGCACATCGCCATTCGGGATGCTGCCAAGATGAACATTCCCACAGTGGGAATAGTGGATACAAACTGCAACCCCAGCTTGATTTCATACCCTGTCCCTGCCAACGATGACACACCATCCTCAATGGAACTCTATTGCAGACTCTTTAAAATGACTATCAACAGAGCGAAGGACAAGAGGCGGCAGATGGAGATCCTGTATGGACTGAAAGTAAAATGA
- the MRPS2 gene encoding 28S ribosomal protein S2, mitochondrial isoform X1 — translation MIHLPEVPETVVGMAMMAAAPTLARAVMPRLGCTLFLRGASSKPNPRLYGSIAVSMQENQQTDPSGLSDKIITEPLKYPDFFNLKELFSLKDLFDAKVHLGHKKGCRHRLMEPYIFGCRLEQDILDLNQTVEHLHLALNITAHIAYRKGVILFMSRNRQFVHLVENTAKDSGEYAHTRYWQGGLLTNANILYGTGVRLPDLIIFLSTLNNVFEQHIAIRDAAKMNIPTVGIVDTNCNPSLISYPVPANDDTPSSMELYCRLFKMTINRAKDKRRQMEILYGLKVK, via the exons ATGATTCACCTTCCGGAAGTTCCGGAGACAGTAGTGGGCATGGCTATGATGGCTGCAGCCCCAACACTAGCACGGGCCG TAATGCCCAGGCTCGGCTGCACTCTTTTCCTGAGGGGCGCCTCTTCCAAGCCCAACCCAAGGCTTTATGGCTCTATTGCTGTTTCGATGCAAGAAAACCAGCAGACAGACCCGAGCG GTCTGTCTGATAAGATTATAACTGAACCTCTTAAATACCCAGACTTTTTCAATTTGAAAGAGCTGTTCTCTCTCAAAGATCTGTTTGATGCCAAAGTGCACTTGGGACACAAAAAAGGTTGTCGCCACAG ACTGATGGAGCCATACATTTTTGGGTGCCGTCTTGAGCAAGATATTTTAGATTTGAACCAAACAGTAGAACATCTACACCTGGCATTAAACATCACAGCCCACATTGCCTATCGCAAAGGGGTGATCCTTTTCATGAGTCGAAATCGTCAGTTTGTACACTTGGTTGAGAACACTGCCAAAGACTCTGGGGAATATGCCCATACCCGTTACTGGCAGGGGGGCCTGCTCACCAACGCAAACATCCTTTATGGCACAGGAGTTCGACTGCCCGACCTGATCATCTTCCTCAGCACTCTCAACAACGTATTTGAACAGCACATCGCCATTCGGGATGCTGCCAAGATGAACATTCCCACAGTGGGAATAGTGGATACAAACTGCAACCCCAGCTTGATTTCATACCCTGTCCCTGCCAACGATGACACACCATCCTCAATGGAACTCTATTGCAGACTCTTTAAAATGACTATCAACAGAGCGAAGGACAAGAGGCGGCAGATGGAGATCCTGTATGGACTGAAAGTAAAATGA